From Serratia fonticola:
ATTTCTCGTACATTCATTATTCTTTCGGATATTCGTCCAGACCTACAGGCTGGCATCTACATGTATGCTCAGGAAGGTTTTGGTACCTTCTGCGCATTTATTGTCGTATGGGGCTATTGGCTGATGACTATTTTCAGCAACGTCGCCTTTGGTATCATGGTGATGGATACCCTGAATTATTTTATCCCGGGAGGGTTTAGCGGCGGAAACAATATCCCTTCAATTATTGGCATATCTATTCTTATCTGGGGATTCAATTTTTTAGTGTTGTCTGGAACAAGACTGGCAGGTGCGGTAAATATTATAGGGACGTTAGCAAAACTAATACCGCTAGTTATATTTGTATTCGTTCTAGTTTATTTCCTTAACGTTAACGAACTCACCAGTAACATCTGGGCAAACAATCCTTTATTTCCTAAGGAGTATCTAGGCTCGGTATTCTCCCAGATAAAGTCGCCACTTGATGTTGCACTATGGTGTTTTATTGGTGTTGAGGGCGCCGTTGCATTGTCTGGAAGAGTAAAAAACAAAAAAGATGTCGGCAGGGCAACCTTAATTGGTTTTATCATTTCACTTATCATATGTATCTTGATTTCTATCCTGCCTTTCGGGGTCTTGACGCAAAAAGAACTGAGCGTGATCGCCACACCGTCAACGGCAGGGATCCTGAAGATTGTTGTCGGCGAGTGGGGCGAAAGACTGATTAATATTGGTGTGCTGATCTCGGTGTTAACCAGTTGGTTAGCCTGGACCATGATTTGTGCAGAAATTCCTATGGTTGCAGCTCAAAATTCAGCCTTCCCAGAAAAATTTGCTAAACGAAACCATCAAGGAGCGGCATCGGTTTCGCTATGGGTCAGCAGCGCTTTAATGCAGCTTGTGGTTTTGATGGTTTACTTTTCAAGTAACGCCTGGATAGCCATGCTCTCGATTTCAGCCTTGACAGTTTTACCTGTCTATCTGCTGTCCACCGCTTACTTATGCAAGTTATGTATCAATGGTGAATATAATAATTATGCTCGTAATGGCCGTATTAGTGCACTAATCAGTGGTGTGATAGGGCTGTTATTTTGCTTGTTTATGTTTTACGCCAGCGAACCGAAATATCTTGCCATGGTGCCAATGCTATTAACGCTGGGCCTACCGTTATTCTTTTGGGCGAGAATTCATGAGGGAGGTATGAAAAAAATATTTAAAGGTAATGAAATGAAAGTTTTCTTATCATTAATCGCTCTTGATGCATTTACAGGGTTTCTCTTTATCAACGGTACGATAAAGTTATAACCAATTTTTAGACGTCATTTTTTGTCGCCGATTAATCGGTGGCTACTAATTTATTTATTCAAAAAAGGTAATTAATTATGAAGTTTAATCACAATATTTTGTTTGTATCCTCTCGAGGATTAAAACAAGATCCCCCCGCGATACAAGCTCTCGAAGAGCTCAACGCGGCGGTTAAAGCCAGAGGATTTACCACCTTCATTGTGGATCAGATTAGCGATGCAGTGAAGGTTATTAATGAAAGCCAAAAATACAGTGCGGTAGGGATTTACTGGGACCCAAGCAATCCTAAAATAGATATTGAATGTCAGGAGTTCATTGATATTTTTCGTAAACGAAATGCCACTGCGCCTCTTTTCTTATTATCTGAAGACA
This genomic window contains:
- a CDS encoding basic amino acid/polyamine antiporter, which produces MPTGLAAKDSNQKLGLLALVAIVVSSMIGSGVDGLPQNMSASSAVGSVAIAWLICGFGMFFISRTFIILSDIRPDLQAGIYMYAQEGFGTFCAFIVVWGYWLMTIFSNVAFGIMVMDTLNYFIPGGFSGGNNIPSIIGISILIWGFNFLVLSGTRLAGAVNIIGTLAKLIPLVIFVFVLVYFLNVNELTSNIWANNPLFPKEYLGSVFSQIKSPLDVALWCFIGVEGAVALSGRVKNKKDVGRATLIGFIISLIICILISILPFGVLTQKELSVIATPSTAGILKIVVGEWGERLINIGVLISVLTSWLAWTMICAEIPMVAAQNSAFPEKFAKRNHQGAASVSLWVSSALMQLVVLMVYFSSNAWIAMLSISALTVLPVYLLSTAYLCKLCINGEYNNYARNGRISALISGVIGLLFCLFMFYASEPKYLAMVPMLLTLGLPLFFWARIHEGGMKKIFKGNEMKVFLSLIALDAFTGFLFINGTIKL